Proteins encoded in a region of the Neodiprion virginianus isolate iyNeoVirg1 chromosome 2, iyNeoVirg1.1, whole genome shotgun sequence genome:
- the LOC124298664 gene encoding syntaxin-7, giving the protein MDFGFSSYHNGGPAREQDFGRLSQSIGTSILKISQNVSSMQRMVNQLGGSTDSQELRNKLHQIQHYTQQLAKDTSIHLRDLANLASNAGSNSPGEQRQQKMQRERLQDEFTAALNSFQSVQRLAASKEKEMVRKAKANAGISPFGDKKQETLIELQDNRTQRQIQQQQLQEEQNLRMLEEHEASIRQLESDISDVNQIFKELGALVHEQGEMVDSIEASVERTEVFVSEGAQQLRQASTYQTKLRKKKCVLIVIGAVVLSILIGIIVWQTS; this is encoded by the exons ATGGATTTTGGCTTTTCATCCTATCACAACGGAGGACCCGCGAGAGAACAGGACTTCGGAAGACTGTCTCAGTCTATCGGGACTTCTATACTTAAAATATCCCAGAATG TTTCTTCTATGCAAAGAATGGTCAACCAGTTGGGCGGCTCGACTGATTCTCAGGAGCTTAGGAACAAGCT TCATCAGATACAGCACTACACGCAACAGCTGGCTAAAGATACGAGCATTCACCTGCGCGATTTGGCTAACTTAGCCAGCAATGCGGGGTCAAATAGCCCTGGCGAACAGAGGCAGCAAAAAATGCAGAGAGAAAGGCTTCAAGACGAGTTCACAGCGGCGCTGAACAGTTTCCAG TCAGTGCAAAGGCTCGCAGCTTCTAAGGAGAAAGAGATGGTCAGGAAAGCTAAGGCCAATGCTGGTATCAGTCCGTTTGGTgacaaaaaacaagaaacgcTAATAGAACTCCAGGACAACAGAACTCAGCGACAAATCCAACAGCAGCAACTTCAAGAAGAGCAAAACTTGCGAATGCTCGAGGAGCATGAGGCCAGCATACGTCAGCTGGAG AGTGACATAAGCGACGTTaatcaaatattcaaagaGCTTGGGGCATTGGTTCACGAGCAAGGAGAAATGGTAGACTCGATAGAGGCTTCGGTAGAGAGGACAGAAGTCTTTGTTAGCGAAGGTGCGCAGCAACTGCGACAGGCCTCAACGTACCAAACAAAATTGCGCAAAAAGAAGTGCGTACTAATCGTTATCGGCGCGGTGGTATTGTCGATTCTGATAGGAATAATTGTTTGGCAAACATCTTAA